GAAGCTGCGCCTCTCGCGGGATCGCAGGcgggtaaatatagccggcggcaataggggggtcagagaggtgctgggggacttggggcacatagttaactagcctagtgctagctaacaaaaacacttaattaaaaaaaatccctcccgcggacgcagccactgaaactgcgtaccgccagggaggttaaggtttggGTAGCTACTTTTGCTTAAtcgtttttacattttacagagaggGCATAGACTGCACCATTAGGACCTATTGCAATAATTCTAAATGTGTTTGCAGGATGGTATTGAACCCATGTGGGAGGACAGTCGGAataaaagaggtggaaggtggctTATTACTCTGTCCAAACAGCAGAGACACAGTGACTTAGATGCACTATGGCTTGAGACCGTAAGTCTACATTTGTCATGTACTATTATTgattgtacagagtaagaaacaaacatggggtacataatacagactatggtatgtacaaaaaaaatcaacactggtacataatacagaaatgGTAGGCTTAGCATAGTAGTTAGTAACGAATACAAACAAAGCACTTGCAGATGTTTTGGTATGTACTTGTGCCTCAGGCTGCAAGTACCATTTTTATATTGGTTTTAGATTTGAAACCTGTCATGTGGTGGACTGTGGTTGGCTCATGTTCATGAAAGGTGCTGAGACCGTGGTGTGTTGTCCTCTGCTGCTGGTGGGACTGGAAGTTCATCCTCTCAATAGCATCTTGCACTGTTTGCAGCAGAGGAGATAGCGTGGTATGTTTAACACTAATTTACCATTTACAAACTTTTTTTTGGCTGAGGTTTACATGGCTTATAAGCTAAATCACTTATAAAAAATCCAGACGAGGTATGCTGGACTATTTGATGTTCTTTGCATTGTCAGGATGTCAACCCTACAAAGCTTGAACACTATTCAACTCAAAGCTTTTTGTGTCATTAGACTGACCCTACTGTTGCACAAAGTTACCTTTGCCTGGAAATAAAGACCAATTAGGCCATGGCAAACGTGCCTTcataatatatatttttgtttttttccagctgCTATGCCTTATAGGTGAAGCATTTGATGTGTACAGTGAAGAGGTCTGTGGAGCTGTGATAAACATTCGTGCAAAAGGAGATAAAATTGCAATTTGGACAAAAGAAACCGAAAACAGAGAGGCGGTTACTTATATTGGGTGAGGTCTTGTATATTTAAGGTGTATCCAAAGGGGCCCATGTGATTATTATTGCCTAGCTCAGAGTATTTGAGATGTATTGAAGTGACTATTTACAGGAAGAAGGGAATGCCTTGGCACAGGAGTCCTTTGAGAAAAACTGCCCCGCCATAGGCATAGATTATAAAAGCCATGTTAGCGGccaaaggaaatttgggtgcacggcGGCTGCTTAAAGTTACCACCTTTGATGGAAATTATGGTTTTATAATGGCCACGCTATGTGGCAAACAAGGTAAATTTGGCACCTGGAGTTGCCTGGCTAGCAGGAATCATCCAAAGAAGGTAACATTTGGTGCCTGATTACCAGCGGAGTGCCTGCTAAGCAATGCTGCTATTTGTATTTCTGCAAGCCCCAGTGCCCGGGATTACACCGAGCActgaaatttaaaatgcataccagtaatcagtataatctaatttttaaatgttatgCTTCTACAAATCTAACACAGATCTACAGACCTCTGAATGGTAACATTTGGGCATGCCTAGTAACCATTGCTATATAAAGTAGAACAGAACGGAGACCCCATACCTTAGTATGGCTAACTTTACAGCATTCCTCTGGCCCCACCCCGTCTTCCCAGAGTTCCCACAAGGACTGTGTGCAGTGATCTTGCACATGGCGTGTAAAGTGATTAGCTGGTATACCATATTTTTCCAGCACTTTACCCACACTCTGCCCTCCTAGCAAATTTCTGGGTAAGTGGGTGGGCTGAAGACCCCCTTTAGGGAAAGCGGTGGTGGGCACTTACACTGCTCATGGGCCCATCATCCCTAGTAGTACTCAAAATATTTTGCCagtaattatatatattttactagTCTTTGCCCCAGTCCAGCATAGCAGCACCACAATATGCCATTGGaatgcaactgaaaaaaatgcaaaatcccAATTTCTTCATGGATGGATTCTGAAAGTTATGAGtgacagagctggatcatccacagggcaaacctaggcagtttccTAGGGCCTGGTGAGCCTAGGGGCCTGTTGGATGCTAGCACCAACCAAATCTTACTTAAAAAAGTGGGCAAAActatcatcttaatccttttatgGTAACTGATTTTAAATGGTTCTAAAACTGcatttatgtgtaattactgcagAATAAGTCTGCCCATTTTTTAGCAGATGTAGTAGTATGTAAATGAACCTAATTACAAGAACTGGCACATAACTTTTTAATCTATGTATTTCTTTTGTTCTCCCCTGCTACAGCCGCGTGTATAAAGAGAGACTGGGCTTATCTCCTAAGGTTGTCATAGGCTATCAGGCGCATGCAGACACCGCCACAAAGAGCAGCTCTCTTACCAAGAACAAATTTGTGGTTTGATTCTGCAATTGGCTACAATTTATGCActtgtttttcttttcctttcccTTCAGAAATGGCTTATTTGAGAAattgttgatttaaaaaaataaaatgtagccCCTGCACACCACgtttgtcctttttttttataatgcagTGATATGTGAAGGTTGGCGAATGTAAGTGATGAGCAAACTTGGCTGGCTTGGTTTAAACAAATGCCTGTTAGATGGCATTCCTTGGCTGAGTGACATTGCAGTGAGGATGAAGAGCTTTAATTTTGATACAGTGGTATATGTTGCGTCCCAGCAGTACTATAGCCTGGAATGTTAACCGCAGCTGTAGTGTTGGGGTGTTTACATTTGGCAACACTCTGCAAGCAGCTGGGCTAAGGTTATGACAATCCATGTACCCGTAGTAAGGATAGTGTTATAGTGGAAGGCAGGTTCacgttaggtgtagcagcagtgaggttagtgttcagCACAGCGTCAGTAGCAccggcagcagtgaggttagtgttagttgtagcagcagtaggagggttagtgtgctGAGGAGTTTGACATAAACATCGTTAATGATGTAATGTATAATATGCTCatcacagtggtgtagctatgaAGCTGTggaccccggtgcaagttttgcattggggccccccaagcactatatacgtagcaattgatacggcatatcaaaaccaatcaaggaaggacaaccagtgtcagaagtgcatgaAGAGGATGGGAAACGGTGTATTAATGAtctctactattcaaagcatctatagaagtgaatattatcagtagTGATGGGTTTATGAGTAATCATGAGTCCCTAATCACTCAAATTGgtaattaaaatgaggcttatttgcctcagctgtgcggctggatgataaggggttagttacccataagtccgttgtCCTCCCtacgctccaaacagcttgcacgcgacctattggatgcgttgcaagcctcactacatgcacttcctccttcaagccagaaggaaGTGCgtggtggtgaggcttgcaacacatCCAATAGGACGAATTTTGAGTCCTTAGGAACTCATGATTACTTGTGAGCCCGTCActgattatcagcacaggaccaataaagagcgactactgtggttgagggtgggcccctctggcccaagggccccgatgcggttgcaacttctgcaccccctattgctatgccactggctcaTCACTCGGTCAAACTAATTAGTGTAGAAACTAAATGTACACCAGTGGAATTGCTGAAAGCTTTGTAAATTAGTCATGCACCCATGTTGGTTGTAACCAGCCTGACCTGAACTTGAAGGACCACTATGGTGaaattgtaaaatatatgtaaacacttaCAACTAAGTACAATTCTCCCAGAGAGAAAAAGGGCTAtttattacactttttttttcctatgttgtcccttacagtaggtagtaggaatctgCCAGAacttgttttggactagtccatctcctcatgaggaattctcagggtttttatcaaaagcacttagggcttgttcacattggctttttttttttgcgctggaGATTTTAAAA
This DNA window, taken from Hyperolius riggenbachi isolate aHypRig1 chromosome 3, aHypRig1.pri, whole genome shotgun sequence, encodes the following:
- the EIF4E1B gene encoding eukaryotic translation initiation factor 4E type 1B; this translates as WVSDSGWRSAAQSRHPKLDPGELNSKGLPRKDNEKRRKKKDVVIAEHVEKHPLKSRWALWFFKNVKSQPWQCNLRLVTTFNTVEDFWALYTHIQLASKLSSGCDYSIFKDGIEPMWEDSRNKRGGRWLITLSKQQRHSDLDALWLETLLCLIGEAFDVYSEEVCGAVINIRAKGDKIAIWTKETENREAVTYIGRVYKERLGLSPKVVIGYQAHADTATKSSSLTKNKFVV